A stretch of Schistocerca americana isolate TAMUIC-IGC-003095 unplaced genomic scaffold, iqSchAmer2.1 HiC_scaffold_72, whole genome shotgun sequence DNA encodes these proteins:
- the LOC124589662 gene encoding phosphatidylinositol-binding clathrin assembly protein-like — protein sequence MSDEAFLEMLTLVQDVLDALLNFGCSADDLSNGIIVMAVNLLFRDLIRLFVFYNEGVINLLRRYFDMKKKQCENALTLYKNFLARLEWIPDFIKFCETAGLSSGSVCDLRHVPDSLLDALEQHLSSLEAGKPQNGRAFELWQQTRLAANKVMVHSTPCDLSLSSFQPSSGNELCKVTFKEPERSCKLDASRKLDFIYDDPIKLIRNPFVSLELLATKPAISPADVCTNYAPVTASSYAPPPFVSDEDFTAAFRQTENCNASHATRNVNAVRDIHQENFSNVENNFSFDRRGSIANPQANFPRNTSGWWPQHLTSKNSPGYLPMSASMSNKLAAFHM from the coding sequence ATGAGTGACGAAGCTTTCTTAGAGATGCTGACGCTGGTGCAAGACGTGTTGGACGCCCTGCTGAATTTCGGCTGCTCTGCTGACGACCTGAGCAACGGAATAATAGTCATGGCGGTGAATTTACTTTTCAGAGACCTCATTCGCCTCTTCGTTTTCTACAACGAGGGCGTAATAAATCTCTTGCGGAGGTACTTCGACATGAAAAAGAAACAGTGTGAGAATGCACTGACTTTGTACAAAAATTTCCTCGCTAGGTTGGAGTGGATCCCGGACTTTATTAAGTTTTGCGAGACGGCAGGCCTGAGCTCGGGCAGCGTGTGTGATCTGAGGCACGTGCCCGACAGTCTGCTGGACGCGCTGGAGCAGCACCTGTCTTCCCTGGAGGCTGGTAAACCACAGAACGGCAGAGCGTTCGAGTTGTGGCAACAGACCCGACTTGCAGCAAACAAAGTAATGGTACACAGCACGCCCTGCGACTTGTCTCTTAGCTCATTTCAGCCCTCCTCAGGAAATGAACTGTGCAAAGTGACGTTCAAAGAGCCCGAGCGCAGTTGTAAGTTAGACGCGTCGCGGAAATTAGATTTCATTTACGACGATCCAATAAAACTCATTCGTAATCCTTTCGTTAGTCTGGAGCTCTTAGCGACAAAGCCTGCGATTTCTCCCGCAGATGTGTGCACAAATTATGCACCGGTAACTGCATCATCTTACGCACCACCTCCTTTCGTGTCAGACGAAGACTTCACAGCTGCTTTTCGACAAACAGAAAATTGTAACGCTTCGCACGCGACGAGGAACGTGAATGCTGTTCGTGATATCCATCAAGAGAACTTTTCGAATGTGGAGAATAATTTTTCTTTCGACAGACGTGGAAGTATCGCCAATCCTCAAGCGAATTTCCCGAGGAATACATCAGGGTGGTGGCCGCAGCATCTGACTTCGAAAAACAGTCCCGGCTACTTACCAATGAGTGCTTCCATGAGCAACAAGTTGGCTGCATTTCATATGTAG